In the Salmo trutta chromosome 13, fSalTru1.1, whole genome shotgun sequence genome, GCCTGTTTTTGTTCTGTTAGCCTTGTTTTAATGTGTTTCTCATCTCAGTTGCTGTGCtcattctttctctgtctctttctgtgaaGCCTCTCTGCCTTGCTCTAAGTCAGCCGTTTTTGCACCACACCTCCTCCCAGGTACTCTTCCTCTTTGACCTTGTGACCCCAGAAGTCAAACAAGGTCAAGTAACCTCATCCCCCTTAGTAAAAAAACACCAAAATGACTAATCTAATGTGAAAAGTGAGTGTGAGAAATCCACTAACTGTACCCAGTGCCAGAATAGCAACTTAAAATCGGCCACCCACTGCCAAGCAAAGGGTGATCTTGTTGTTTGTGCTGGTGTGGTTGTAAGAAAGGAATAAGAGTCTGGGGGCAGAATTACCATTCAACACTAAAATACTTTATTAGAGGGTAACTTGTGCTCTGTCTGACAATGTAGAGGAAGATGGAGATGTTGAATTCATTCAGGGTGAGAATATGTCTTTAGTTTTATACCAAAGCTATGGCACAGCACCATCTGCTCTTCAACAGTGGTATTGAATCTGAGTGACTGAGaatgactctctctcttctcgtctTCCCTCTCTattctcttcttccctctgtcCAGGCGTGGATAAGGAGAATGTGAAGCTGTCCCCCAGCGCGGCTCTCTCCACCAGTGGACGGATCCGCCATGGCTCTGCCAGTCAGGTGCAGAAACAGCGCAGCTCAGGCAGCTTCAAAAGGCCCAGCATTAAGAAGATAGTATGAGACAGAGCGATGGAGAGAGCAAAAGGCCTCTCCTGGCCCAACATGCCACACATCTTCCTGCACTCCTCTTTTTACCCTTTTTGTTTCGTTATTTTCATGATGGATGGTGAATCAACCTGAGGATCAGTGTTGTTTTGGGGAAGTAGCTGCGTTTGTCTCTGTGTACCTTTGGTTGTCAGGCATCTGGAGCATTGCAACATGAGAGATTCGGATGGGTGAAGTTATTTGCGTACAGAAAGTTGGGCCAagattttttaaatgtagtttTTGTTCGTTAAAGGACTGAAACTGTCAAGGTGACTGAAATAATCCATTCATTCAGTCGTCATCTTGATTTTTTTGCTCTTACTAATAAATTCTCAAAGAATCCAGAtcagttttttatatatataatgtattcaGTGTAAGAACTGGACAACATGATGTTTGGTGACTGCTGCATTATGTGACATAGGAAGATGAATGGGCGAATCAATGTAGGCGTCCGTGTTGGACCATTATGACATTGAAAAAAACAGATGGATTTTGAACCTGTATACTGAAGGACAGGCTCTTGCCTCAGCTCCAACTCCACAGTCTACTCCAAACCAACCCCACTACTGcctcacaccaccacctcataGCAAGGCTGCAGCAGCCAGTCGCCACCTCCATCTATGCCGGGTTGACCAAATGTCGTTAGCAAAACCTTCAAACCACAGTCTTAACCTGGATTTGGATGCATATTGTCATTTTGATTCTTCCCAGTTGTGTACATATTTATGTATATAGATGTATAGAAAGGATATactcatcataataataataataataataataatagggttGTTTTTTCCATGGTGTGCCTTTGTCAGGGTTTTCCGATGTGTATAATTATGTTTCAAATAAACTGAAGCCTTGGTCTGGAAAAGAACAGGTACTAATTATATAGAGACTATTATGTTGACTCTAGGTGAATGTAGAGCTGCGTTAACTATGTCATGATCAAGTATACTATCACCAATAATACCCTGCTGCCTGAAAGTATTTAACCTGTACAGATAGTCCTCACTAAATATTGAaactattcttttttttttaaatatttgccATACAAGAATATGAATTTCAAGATACTGTGTAAACTTGTAAATATTTAAAGGCCTTTATTTTATTGAATTGTATCATTTTTTCACTATATTTCATTTGGATTGGATTACAGTTCTGACCGTGACTAGGAAAAGTAAGCAATATGCCAAACCCCATCAGTATTAGCAACTACgtgaatacttaaattcacataatatacagttgaagtccgaagtttacatacatttaaactcagtttttcacaattcctgacatttaatcctagtaaaaactccctgtcttaggtcagttaggatcaccactttattttaagaaagtggaacgtcagaataatagtatagtgatttatttcagcttttatttatttcatcacattcccagtgggtcagaagtttacatacactgaattagtatctggtagcattgcctttaaattgtttaacttgggtcaaacgtttagggtagccttccacaagcttcccacaataagttgggtgaattttggcccattcctcctgacagagctggtgtaactgagtcaggtttgtaggcctccttgctcgcacgcgctttttcagttcagcccacaaattttcaacaggattgaggtcagggctttgtgatggccactccaatagcttgactttgtcctttttgccacaactttggaagtatgcttggagtcattgtccatttggaagacccatgtgcgaccaagctttaacttcctgactgatgtctttagatgttgcttcaatatatccacataattgtcctacctcatgatgccatctattttgtgaagtgcaccagtccctcctgcagcaaagcacccccacaacatgatgctgccacctctgttcttcacggttgggatggtgttcttcagcttgcaagcatccccctttttcctccaaacataacgatggtcattatggccaaacagttctatttttgtttcatcagaccagaggacatttctccaaaaagtacgatctttgtccccatgtgcagttgcaaaccgtagtctagctttttttatggcggatttggagcagttgcttcttgcttgctgagcggcctttaaggttatgttgatataggactcattttactgtggatattgatatttttgtacctgtttcctccagcatcttcacaaggtcctttgctgctgttctgggattgatttgcactttccgcaccaaagtacgttcatctctaagagacagaacgcgtttccttcctgatcggtatgacggctgcgtggtcccatggtgtttatacttgcgtactattgtttgtgcagatgaacgtggtaccttcaggtgtttggaaattgctcccaaggatgaaccagacttgtggaggtctgcaattttttttctgaggtcttagctgatttatttagattttcccatgatgtcaagcaaagaggcactgagtttgaaggtaggctttgaaatacatccacaggtacgcctccaattgactcaaatgatgtcaattcgcctatcagatgcttctaaagccatgacattttctggaattttccaatctgtttaaaggcacagtcaacttagtgtatgtgaacttctgacccactggaattgtgattaagtgaaataatctgtctaaataattgttggaaaaatgacttgtgtcatgcacaaagtagatgtcctaaccgacttgccaaaactatagtttgttaacaagaaatttgtggagtggttgaaaaacgagttttaatgactccaacctaagtgtatgtaaacttccaacttcaactttaTTTCAAAATATTGCTGTTGATCACTGTTTGTCTACCACCTGTATTAAGATTGTGATACAGAATTGATTGCATTGAAGTTCTGGTTTGATAAGATTACAATTTGATTTCCTACTCACACACAGAGGTGTCTCTTCTCTCTGGTTGAATGAATTCTACCTATGAGTTATCTCCTATGGGCAAATGAAAAGTAGTGAGGGGAAATGAGGGTGGCCATTACTTTATGTTGTCTAAAAGTCGTTGTTCCTCCTCTAAAGTATCAGAGTCATTCACACCCTTCCTCTTGATCATAACCTTTCCATTTGTGCATATCATTAAGGCTATATGGTGGAAGCTCCACCATTACACTGCGTATACCCATCTAGATTCCTGACCCTTAGTATCTGCAGACATGGAAGGGTTGGGAACGGCTGTTAATGAACAGTCATTGGGACATGACCTCAATCCCAGATGCCCTTGCGTCAGATCCAGGGACACTGCACCAAAGACTAGCTTGCACTATGGGAAAGGATAATGATGATATCCATTCAttcaaaacatgttttagaaatgTTGCTCTTAATGAATAATgattgattttgtgtgtgtgtgagagagagtgtgcaaagctgtcaaggcaaagggtggctactttgaagaatctcaaatataaaatggatttggatttaacacttttttttgttggttactacatgattccatatgtgttatttcatagttatgatgtctacactattattgtacaatatagaaaatagtaaaactaaataaaaaccctggtatgagtaggtgtgtccaaacttttgactggtactgtatatcagaaCTTAAGAAGGGTACCAAATGCAATTTACACATTTGGATATCAAGGAAaccaaataaatgaataaatattgTTTTTGAATCCATGCGACAACTAAGATTAGACAACTGTCAGAGCAAATAGCTTGGATGAATTCATCAACAGAGTAACCGTCAGAACATGTCAGTTTTCCATTGCCGCCTTCAGGATCTAGAATAGCCCTTTGGTGTCCATCGGGATGACAAGGACATATATTGTGAGTAACCATACTCTTAAATGAGTGGTTGACATGCACTATTCTGATTCACAGGCAAGGGTTTTGTGAAGTTGAATATCATAAAATGTGGCATGTTTTATTTGGGGTGCCAAATATTTTGTCACGAGTGTTGTTCCGAATGTTTTTCTTTAAGTGGTATATTCACATTTTATGTACAATTTGAAAATGGTATATTTACTACAATGTAAATACTTGTGATAATATTGTATAATTTCTTTTTTTGTATAACAGTAATTTACTGTATAATGTGTATAACACATTTAATTATTCCATTGTTAATAAAAGTTTTGCTCCACTTAAAAGCCATGATTTGTTAACGCAAGTGTTCATGAGGAAAATCTACAATGCAGACCACAACCTAGGCGCCCCCGCTCTTCTTCAAACCCATTGGAGGAAggggtcagaggggagggacttctggttttctcatccaatgggttttgagaaggaggcgaggagagatgACGCAAGGAGTGTGCTATTGAGATAATCCCACATGTTGGCGGCGCCCTAATTGGGAAGGACGGGCTATTGGCACTGGCTGTAGCGGAATTTAATGGATtcgtatttgatgccattccattgactccgttccagacattatgtgccgtcctcctctcagcagcctccactggactTCTCTCAATGTGTCAATGTACTGCAAGGACATCAGTTTCATATCAAATTACATTATTTAGTTGAAGGATTACTGGGAGATAATTGTGTCCTTAATTACAATAAAACTTGACTGCATCTGTCTAACTTCGCGAGACTACATTCTCTATTGTCGTCTCTCTTCTGCACCATTATCGCGAGGTTTGATCAGCTGTTAGGTCTGTTTTTAGATTCTAGTGCTTGGACGGTCAACACGTGGGGAGGAtcgagaaagagacacagacacagagtagGGGAACACGTTGGGATTGAGTCGGGCCCGGAAAACGTAACATATCACGATCATTTAATTCACTGTGGCGGCACGGTGGACGTTTAAATACTGTAAGTATAATCCAAAGGTGTTAGTGTGAAATTGACAGCCATGGGCCCACAGATGTCAGATTGATATGTAGTCTAACTACATTCTAAATATCTCGAGTTGTTTAGCCGGTTGGCTACAATGTTGCGCTACTAAGTGTTTCATTCCAAGAAATGGAACAGTCGTTTTATTAAATTGGTTATAAATGTTCTGCTACTTTAGTAATCTGCAACCCATGTCATTGAGTGTGTATTTCACGCAGACATCGAACTATGTCATTTTAGAACGCAGAATAAACTACAACGAACTCAAAATATAAATGTTATGTTAATTTTGTGGTCTGTAGTCACCATTTTGTGTGTATGAGTTTGCTTGGACGGATAATGTGAATTGCTAGCAAACAAGGTGGCTATCCATTATGTCCAGTTAGCAAGCTAACGTGAAGGCTTCGAGGCCCACGATGCAGAGTTAGCCTAGCATTGCCAGGCTCGCCTACATGGCGACCACAATATCATAATGCAAGATATATGCGACGTTTGGTCACGAACTACTGTCTTGATTCTCTGCCAGGACACCATTGAGATGATATTGCCCCTACATTGTAGCGGAACGGTTTGTCGCATGCCTAGCATCTACACTGAATGGAGTGTCAGTCATAGTTCAGACTCAACGAAGATGGCTAACCGTATTCTAATGGTGGCTTAATGAATTAGGCAAGTAAATGCACTGTTTCCCCAAGATCTCGATTATATGTTTGGTTAGATCATGAATGTAATAATGTTGGGATTTTTAACTCTTGGTCCATGGGTTTTTAACTGGTTCATCAGTGTTTGTTACAATAGTGTAGGGCTAACCGGCTAACTTGATAACGTTACATTGTAAATCATCAAGTGCTGCGGccaccatgtttttattaactCAATGTGTAGGTCATAGCTAGAAAGTTACCTTGCCCAGACATTATGCAGCTATTGCTCAAGCACTGGGAGCCTCGAAACTTTGCCAGTTATCCTACATTTAACCGCGTCATTTGTCAGTCTCTGCTTTGGAATGACAAGTTGTAGCTATAGCCTTGCTGTAGGTTATCAAGTAGCGGTGCACAGGCTATTTCTGAAGCCCCAAAGCAACGTCTCGGATTGTAGCCTGACACTTTAATTCAGAGGTCCACTTTTATGGGACGCTGTCGGTTCACAATGAAACTGTAATTTAAATATTCGCTATCACAATTAAAGTATTATTATAGGGCCTATAATAAACTATTGTTGGTCCCGCGTTTTAGAGTACTGCTATGGGAATAACTCTCGTAGGATAGACTACAACTGCGGACCAGAAATCTCTCGACTGGGGGAGAAACATTATTATCGTATGTATGCTTTGTAAGATTTCCTCGTATTCCAGGTGCAGCATCGCTGTGTAATAAACTGCTCGTGCTCAGTGCCATGAATGTTTTGTGAAGTGTAAAGCAAATGCCGACTGACCCTTCCCTTGTCTACCTCCAAGGTCGTACATATCTCATCTTGATTCTTTCGAGTGTACAGTCAGGCCTGCTAGGCATGCATATGCAGAGCGAAAGACTAACCAAATCCTTTTATTAGGCACTGGAGTAACTTTGTGTAGTTGGCCGTTATTCTAACCTTGTCAAAGGTGAATGTCAACAACTTATGACACTGGTTTTTCGTGTTTTTTTGCATTCCagaacttttcctgttgaaaaacaatatcccaagtataaataaGTACACACACGTAATCATACCCAAAATGTTTTGAGCAaaactgcaaacttcaaggagttggtctgatgagTGCACTCTGTCACTGGCCTCCCCCTTGCTCGAGGGAAAAATAGAGGATCAATAGACAAcaaaaggggcggcaggtagtctagtggttagagcgttgggccagtaatgaACGGTTGATAGAtcaaattcctgagctgacaGGGTAAAGATCTGTcgatctgcccctgaacaaggcagataacccactgttcctaggccgtcattgtaaataacaatttgttcttaactgacttgcctagttaaataaaaaatatataaataaagagCAAAGGCCCACCCCCATCTTGTGCCATGTCATGAATACCTGGACTACCTATTACAAAGTGGCTTTGGTTATGTAAATCAGGTGATTTAAATTGGGTGAAAAGGAGCCTGGAGTGCATCTTTAACATGGACCTTCAACTAGTCTGCATAACGAGAGGAATCTGGTGAATTTGCCTTGAGTACAGCATATATAAAGTGATTTAAAGTTCCAACATGTTGTTTAATCCGATATGGTATGTCGGATTTTTATAGTATTGTGTgtgtattctacaatgtagaaaatagtaaaaataaagagaaccttaaatgagtagctgtgtccaaacttttgactggtactgtagttgtGGCGATCAAGAAAATGGAGGGTATAGGAGTTAGCGTTGCTTGAGTATTTTGTGCCAAACAGATGCTGTTAGATTACAGTAATTATTTTTCTGTCCATTTGGAACACTGTAAACAACATTTAATAAGTGTACCAGAGAGTCTATTCTAACggaaattataaactgggtggttcgagccctgaatgctgattggctgacagccgtggtatatcagaccaggGGGGTTGTGGTATTTGGCCAATagaccacggctaagggctgtatccaggcactcggTGTTGcttcgtgcataagaacagcccttagctgtggtatattagccatataccacacccattCATTTgcttaaaaataatatatataaagcctttattacagaaGACTCAAAACAGTTGCATGCATTCCTGAATTGCAGTTTCTTTTTTAGGCTAAATATTCAAAGCTCCCTTTGTTTAAttactaaaatgcttgattgcatttcaaagaaTGAATGTCTAGTATGCTGTGTGATGGCATGAATTAAttaatgattgattgatacagtagcctttTGATTGAAATATCAGCCTAAGTAAGGTATTAAGGCTAAACAGGAGACACTCTTAGGCCTTCGGCTTGATGATGGTTATGCTGGGCTGCTATAcaaagcctactaatgataacaACGTGACTTATTATGATAATGAGGATCATGATAATAATTGGAATAAGGAGATCAAGAAAAGAGGGTATAGGAGTGAGAGCTGCGTGTATATTATGTGATGAACAGGTGCTGTTACAATATTTTTCTGCCTGTTTGGGACAGCGTAAACAGCACTAAATTATAAGTAATGCCATTCTGTTCTAACCCAAACaattgtaaagcctttattacagcatagcaaagatttAAAAACAGCCGTATCTGTGAAATTGCTTTATCTGACATTTTGCCGTTGTGAGAGGCTTGGCGCTGACAGAATCACTAGGATATTAAACAAATACTCAGGCAAGCAGGAGCTGTCTTATTTCTTTAGATATATTTGGAGGATTTTTAAAGCCAAGCACGTTTAACAGTTAGGATATTTGATTATAGACCTAGCCAATTAGGCCAAGGCAAGAGCTATTTCCTCGTCGCTGCTGCCTCCGCCGCATTGTTGTCAATCCCAATATTCTGGTAAACTTTGCTATTATTCACGTAGCAACATAGGGAAATGTGCGTATTCTACAGCGCAATGAAGATTGTTTCAGAACCAAGGACGGCGACCATATCTAACGCAGAAGAAAGTGCATTTCTTATAAAATATTAGATTttttagtgttgcaccattatttttacataatatGCCATTTCAATTTCACATGTTTTAGAGTGATGGACTGCCATCCCtgtggcctccgcaatggattagtccactgagacaggtgccaatcagacaggtgtcttgtgcaCTATGGGGGGGGAAAGTGAATTGCGACTGCTTAACTGAAGAAATCTTGGTAGACTAAATTGGGCAGCCCAAAGTACATTACACAAACcgttgtgcctggcacctacaacaataccccgtttaaaggcacttacatattttgtcttgcccattcaccgtctgaatggaacacatacacaatccaggcctaaacatccttctttaacctgtctcttccccttcacctacactgatttGAGTGTGACATCAATAatagatcatagctttcacctggtcagtctgtcatggaaagatcaggtgttcttaatatttgtatactcagtgtattctAGTGTTAGAAGCTACACAATAATCTATATAATTTGCCTACAGAGTATTGAAATGGACAGCAAGGAATGTATAATTTGCTAACCAGGTCCAAGCACCTTGCCATTCACTATGGAACATGCCACGAGGCTCTGTTTTGATAGAGAAGCTACTGGGTCATGACAAAGGGAGAACAGGTTTTGAAATGGGTTGATACAGGCAGTCCTTTTTTTTCCTACtagttggtcttttgaccaatcagatcagctctgaaaatatctgatgtgattggttaaAAGACCAATTTGTGGGAAAATTCTCAAAATTGGGCTTTCTGTGTAAACGCAGCATTGGTGAACATGTCTAAGAAACCCTCATTTTTGATCTCTCTGCCCCACTGAAAACGGCCCTTTGTTTCTCTGGAGGCATTTGAAGGCTACCTGTTTTTCCCCTGCGCATCAACATCTTTACCTGAGTCATTTTTAAGGCAGCCCACCATTCACCTCTAATCCTATGTCATTCATCAACAAGCCTCTTATAGGTCCCTCCATCAGGTGAAATAAGTGATGGACGCATACAAATGGCAGAGGAAAGCCCTCATTTTCTGCTCATTGGAAAGTTCTGTCTGCCTCAGTTTTGGGGTATGAAGAAACTGAAATATGGTTAAAATCCCAGTGATTAGAGCCTCCTCACACACAGCTCCCATTCAGATAAGGCTATCATGGTCCCTGGCTGTCTACCTGTACAGTGCAGACTGACTCTGTCAATTCCAGCTTTACAATGGCCTGGAACGCACAGAACACGTAGTTCAAAGTCCATGGTGATCAGACctggctcgtgtgtgtgtgtgtgtgtgtgtgtgtgtgtgtgtgtgtgtgtgtgcgctaagGGGCAGTGGAAGCCCAGCTGCCACACACCCTAGTAGGCTGGGTGAAAGAAGAAGGGGGGGGAGAGTTCCTTCCTTCTACAGGCTGGACCTGCTCTCGGTCTGTTAAGGAAAGGCATGCACAGACTTCATTTTTTAATATGGAGTGCTTCGACCAATCAGCAGTGGAGGAGCTGGGCATGCCCAGTAGGTACAGGGAGGTTAAACATTAGCCCTGATGGTGGCACAACCACTCCTCCTGCTAGAAACTAGATCTTTGTGTTGCAGCTTGTTTTGGTTCACAAGTAGAAACAAATATTACTTCTAGGCCTCGGGAATGGGAATTTCTGTCTTTGAACGTTTCTCAACAAGGCAGTAGAAAACCATGGTGTGACCTATGTCTGGTATGGGGCTTTTATAGGCATACATGTATGTTAGGTTCAGGCTGCTGCGTCTTTCTTCACCGGGGGCTGTTGACAAAAGTGCTGTGTCTTCAGTGTTTTATGTATCCCAAAACATTGTGCAGTTCATCAATTCAACTTGTGTGGCATGAGAACTAATTTTCAGGAATGATTTCACTACTTTACTATAAGTCATTTGTTCATCTAGGCCTATTCACAGGAGTAACGCCTTATCAGGTTTCATTTCAGTAGTTTCTTTGAAGCTCTGCTCCCACCTGTTAACTGCCATGCTAGTTTTTAAAGCATTTATTTCCTTAAAGCCTTTTTGGCAAAGCTACCTACCATAGGACAGTTTCCTTTTGACCATCACATGTTGTTCTCCCAGTGCCATGCTTATTGTCAGAGCTGTGTGAACAGGGCAGATGTTTGGAATCTGTTTGCCACTCACGCACCCTTCTAGTTGCTGTGGGTGTCATTACACACGATAGAATACCTATATAGAATATACGCACTATAGAATACCTGCTATGGTCTTTACACTACATTACCCAGGCGTATTATGCCATTTTTGGGGTGAGTGTCAAATGAGACACTTAGGCTATTCAAAATGTCTTAACTTTAATATCTTGTTTGACACTATAATCCTGCACTCCAAATTAGTGAAACTGAAAGACTCACAGATCTCCCTCCAATAAGCTAACCTcagtctttctcgctctctttctccccctcgctctctttctccccttcgctctctttctccccctcgcTCTACAGGTGTAGCTGCTAGGGTCCTGAGGAGATGCCACTGAGGTTCCGGTCCATTGTCCCGTACACACTGCCTGGAGTGCTGGCGCTTATAGGCTGGTGGTGGTACATCTCGCGCAAGAAAGAGCGAATCACCAACCATGACAGTGAGGAGGGGGCAGCGGCCATGGGCCTGCTGGCTTCCCCGGCCCCCAGTGACGGCAGCAACGGCCTGGTAGAGAAAGGAACAGTGTCCGTCTGCGCCACAGCCACTACCcccacaaccagcagcagctgcAGAGAGAGAACAGCCAGCAGCAGAGTCAGACCATCCAAGACCAAAGAGCAACGGTCAACAGAACAGGAGGTAGTAGCTCAGATTCACATCCCGGCCATTAAGGCCCAGGCAGTAGAGGTACAGAGTACATCCTGTTCACCTACAGAGAGGGCCTCCCACCACCCAGACAGAGCCAACGCAGTCACAGACCCTGGTGTAGATAGGTGCCAACAGACACCCAGGAGCAGTTCTTCTCCTGCAGCCTCAACCTTACCAACACAGACCAGGAAGGAGAGCTGGGCTCTCCAGGGAGAACGCGGGGCCACTGGGCAGAGACCGCCAGCCGCCATTGCCTATGTTACAAAGCCGGTGAAATCAACGGTTACTGAGCAGCTCCCTGCTTCAGTGAAGGAGGCCATCTCCACAGCATCAGAAGCACTTGTACTCTCCCAGACGGCCCACGCCACGACTAGTTCCTCCACAGCAGACCTGATGAATGCAGAGAGGCCTGAGCCAGAGGGGGAGGTGGCAGCAGCACATGAGGCAGCAGTGGCCTTCACCCAGAACCTACAAGTGGAGCTGGTGGCTAAAGATGCCCTCCTGGTCCCCTCCAGCAGTACCAAAAATGAGTTGCCCTCCTCGTCTTTCGTCCCAGCTGAGACACGGGCCCAGGCCCTGAAAGTAGTCACACATGAGCCTCTTTTCCCAGAGACCCCCACATCTTCGCAGGGCTCCTACCATGCTGTTGTGACTAGTACTTCGGCCTTCCCGGCCCAAGGCCCCCAGCAGGAAAACGGGCCCCCCTGCAGCAGCGAGGAGCTGGAGGACCTGGCAGCAGGTCTGATCACTGAGGTCATCTGGGCAGCCACCCAGGAGGTCCTCAGTGTTACCTCCTGTCCAGAGACCTGGCTCGGCCAATCCGCTGCCGAGCCCTGCTGCAGAAGCACCCCGCTGGCCAATGGGAGGCAATGCTCTGAGCAAGAGCCACTCACAAGGAACATGGATGAAGGGCCCTCCCCAATAAGCCACGCTGAGACGGAGTGGAGAGCGCAGCAGAAAGAAGGGATGCCCAACGGTTGCCCGCCCGCCCCGGCATGGGAGCCAATGGGGACAGCAAACGCACTGAGTAACCCCTGGGCGGCGGCAGCAGCAGCATCCTCGCAGGAGGGGAGGCGTGAGGTCAGCAGCGTACCTGTCAACCTGGACAAACTGAAGGGAAATGGAGGGGTGGTGGTCGAGGACTCAGCCTGCAGTACGTGCCACTCTGAGGATGGGGTCAGCAGTGAGGACCAGCAGAGCAGGGAGAGCCAGGAGGATCTGATCCAGGTGTCAGGGATGTCTGAGGGGGAGGGTGGTCTGCGCCAGGCCCCAGAAGAGGTAGTGACCAAGGAACAAGTGATGGCAGCCCTACCAGGCCATGTGCTGGGGGCTGTTGGCGACGTGAAGAGGCTCAACGGGATGGCCCTGAGGAACGGTTCTCATGGGATGAGTGAGACTGAGACCGATCAGTCTGGAGGTAGGAgtacagaccacaccacacccTGTAGTGGGGTCAGGCTCATAGCAGCACTGATCTACACATGGCTCCTCTCAGCTGCTCAAATTCCCAAACAGCGTGTGATGGAGGCTCAGAACA is a window encoding:
- the akap1b gene encoding A kinase (PRKA) anchor protein 1b isoform X2 encodes the protein MPLRFRSIVPYTLPGVLALIGWWWYISRKKERITNHDSEEGAAAMGLLASPAPSDGSNGLVEKGTVSVCATATTPTTSSSCRERTASSRVRPSKTKEQRSTEQEVVAQIHIPAIKAQAVEVQSTSCSPTERASHHPDRANAVTDPGVDRCQQTPRSSSSPAASTLPTQTRKESWALQGERGATGQRPPAAIAYVTKPVKSTVTEQLPASVKEAISTASEALVLSQTAHATTSSSTADLMNAERPEPEGEVAAAHEAAVAFTQNLQVELVAKDALLVPSSSTKNELPSSSFVPAETRAQALKVVTHEPLFPETPTSSQGSYHAVVTSTSAFPAQGPQQENGPPCSSEELEDLAAGLITEVIWAATQEVLSVTSCPETWLGQSAAEPCCRSTPLANGRQCSEQEPLTRNMDEGPSPISHAETEWRAQQKEGMPNGCPPAPAWEPMGTANALSNPWAAAAAASSQEGRREVSSVPVNLDKLKGNGGVVVEDSACSTCHSEDGVSSEDQQSRESQEDLIQVSGMSEGEGGLRQAPEEVVTKEQVMAALPGHVLGAVGDVKRLNGMALRNGSHGMSETETDQSGGSDVNSMDSVDSGCTMGARDSSGSPAMALGSELIVWEIEVPKHLVGRLIGKQGRYVSFLKQSSGAKIYISTLPYTQEFQICHIEGSQQQVDKALSLIGKKFKDLNLTNLYAPPPLPLTLPSLPMTSWLLLPSGVTVEVLTLFLLSAPAPQRCHRGGVNSVPSLSSCSPAVSPWRC
- the akap1b gene encoding A kinase (PRKA) anchor protein 1b isoform X1, whose product is MPLRFRSIVPYTLPGVLALIGWWWYISRKKERITNHDSEEGAAAMGLLASPAPSDGSNGLVEKGTVSVCATATTPTTSSSCRERTASSRVRPSKTKEQRSTEQEVVAQIHIPAIKAQAVEVQSTSCSPTERASHHPDRANAVTDPGVDRCQQTPRSSSSPAASTLPTQTRKESWALQGERGATGQRPPAAIAYVTKPVKSTVTEQLPASVKEAISTASEALVLSQTAHATTSSSTADLMNAERPEPEGEVAAAHEAAVAFTQNLQVELVAKDALLVPSSSTKNELPSSSFVPAETRAQALKVVTHEPLFPETPTSSQGSYHAVVTSTSAFPAQGPQQENGPPCSSEELEDLAAGLITEVIWAATQEVLSVTSCPETWLGQSAAEPCCRSTPLANGRQCSEQEPLTRNMDEGPSPISHAETEWRAQQKEGMPNGCPPAPAWEPMGTANALSNPWAAAAAASSQEGRREVSSVPVNLDKLKGNGGVVVEDSACSTCHSEDGVSSEDQQSRESQEDLIQVSGMSEGEGGLRQAPEEVVTKEQVMAALPGHVLGAVGDVKRLNGMALRNGSHGMSETETDQSGGSDVNSMDSVDSGCTMGARDSSGSPAMALGSELIVWEIEVPKHLVGRLIGKQGRYVSFLKQSSGAKIYISTLPYTQEFQICHIEGSQQQVDKALSLIGKKFKDLNLTNLYAPPPLPLTLPSLPMTSWLLLPSGVTVEVIVVNIVSAGHLFVQQHTHPTYHALRSLDQQMFLCYSQPETPTLPSPAEVGVICAAPAVEGAWWRAQVISFYKETSEVEIRYVDYGGYDRVKIDTLRQIRSDFVTLPFQGAEVLLDNIAPLPGENSFSTEATSALEEITRGVALLAQVTNYDNNTGLPLVQMWNMVGEELVSVNRTLAERVLGTWVDSF